A single Chryseobacterium sp. DNA region contains:
- a CDS encoding adenine phosphoribosyltransferase, whose translation MASAELIKKLENTIENIPDFPIPGIQFKDISPIFLDPKLYEDVIADLAAFSKGKVDAVCGIESRGYLFGIAIAVALEVPFILIRKKGKLPPPIVSEKYDLEYGSAEIETREGQIKKGQRILIHDDLLATGGTTEAAAKLVEKQGAIVSQFSFLIGLKGLNGDEKLKKFGADVYHILEY comes from the coding sequence ATGGCTTCAGCAGAACTGATCAAAAAACTAGAAAATACTATTGAAAATATCCCTGATTTTCCAATCCCGGGAATACAGTTCAAGGATATTTCACCCATTTTTTTAGACCCAAAACTTTATGAAGATGTCATTGCGGATCTTGCCGCCTTCAGTAAAGGAAAAGTAGATGCAGTCTGCGGAATTGAAAGCAGGGGCTACCTTTTCGGAATTGCCATTGCAGTAGCATTGGAGGTTCCGTTCATCTTAATCAGAAAAAAAGGGAAACTTCCACCTCCCATTGTTTCAGAAAAATACGACCTGGAATATGGAAGTGCTGAAATAGAAACCCGTGAAGGGCAGATCAAAAAAGGGCAGAGAATTCTGATCCATGATGATTTGCTTGCCACAGGAGGAACGACAGAAGCAGCAGCCAAATTGGTAGAAAAACAAGGGGCTATCGTTTCTCAATTCAGCTTTCTGATCGGTTTAAAAGGCCTGAACGGAGATGAAAAACTGAAAAAATTTGGGGCAGACGTATATCACATTTTAGAATATTAA